A DNA window from Ostrea edulis chromosome 5, xbOstEdul1.1, whole genome shotgun sequence contains the following coding sequences:
- the LOC125651204 gene encoding uncharacterized protein LOC125651204 — protein sequence METFFAGLLVVIFGVGNHIVGIYGQDHEIATSVCVGLAPDKTYTAAIPRRCWSGESCNDICRSVSNMDEVSDAFTPQPRCINALHIYPNNRGPKHTPNTKWINTWRYGSRGCEATHCGPNFCCCSQ from the exons ATGGAAACATTTTTCGCCGGTCTGTTGGTTGTCATTTTTG GCGTGGGAAATCATATTGTGGGCATCTATGGTCAAGATCACGAAATTGCTACATCAGTATGTGTGGGATTAGCTCCTGATAAAACTTATACTGCAGCGATTCCTCGCAGGTGTTGGAGTGGAGAGTCTTGTAATGACATCTGTCGGTCTGTATCCAACATGGACGAGGTTTCGGACGCCTTTACTCC TCAACCGCGATGTATTAACGCATTGCATATATACCCCAATAATCGAGGTCCTAAGCACACACCAAACACCAAATGGATAAACACCTGGAGATACGGATCTCGCGGCTGTGAAGCAACTCACTGTGGGCCAAACTTTTGCTGTTGTTCCCAATAA